In one Neobacillus sp. WH10 genomic region, the following are encoded:
- a CDS encoding DUF1128 domain-containing protein, which produces MNLSEKSVENVEYMIEQIKEKLKVLNLGAIKPSHFDEEMYEELKEIYEMVLKKNSFSPNEMQALVEELGNLRKK; this is translated from the coding sequence ATGAATTTATCAGAAAAATCCGTCGAAAATGTCGAATATATGATTGAACAAATAAAGGAAAAACTAAAGGTACTAAACCTCGGAGCAATTAAACCTTCTCACTTCGATGAAGAAATGTACGAAGAATTAAAGGAAATTTACGAAATGGTACTGAAAAAGAATTCATTTAGTCCTAATGAAATGCAAGCGTTAGTTGAAGAACTTGGAAATCTCAGAAAAAAATAA
- the map gene encoding type I methionyl aminopeptidase, protein MIVLKSQREIEAMKKAGDILAACHKEIAKLVKPGVTTWEIEEFVNGFLSKNGATPEQKGYKGYEYATCASINDEICHGFPRKEPLKDGDIVTIDMVVNYNGALADSAWSYAVGKVSEETDHLLKVTKEALYKGIEQAVVGNRIGDIGHAIQTYVESEGLSVVRDFIGHGIGAVIHEKPDVPHYGLPGKGARIKEGMVFTIEPMVNIGRYQTKMDDNGWTARTFDGKYSAQYEHTLAITKDGPIILTEQK, encoded by the coding sequence ATGATTGTCCTTAAATCACAACGAGAAATTGAAGCGATGAAAAAGGCTGGAGATATTCTTGCAGCCTGTCATAAAGAAATTGCAAAATTAGTAAAACCAGGTGTAACAACGTGGGAAATAGAGGAGTTTGTTAACGGCTTTCTAAGTAAAAATGGAGCAACACCTGAACAAAAAGGCTATAAAGGTTATGAATATGCAACGTGTGCAAGCATCAACGACGAAATATGTCATGGCTTTCCAAGAAAGGAACCATTAAAAGATGGCGATATTGTAACGATTGATATGGTTGTTAATTACAATGGAGCCTTGGCCGATTCGGCATGGTCTTACGCAGTTGGCAAGGTTTCTGAGGAAACGGATCATTTATTAAAAGTAACAAAGGAAGCTTTATACAAGGGAATTGAACAGGCTGTTGTGGGTAATCGCATTGGTGATATTGGCCATGCAATTCAAACCTATGTTGAAAGTGAAGGTCTTTCTGTAGTTCGAGACTTTATTGGCCATGGTATTGGTGCAGTGATTCACGAGAAACCTGACGTTCCACATTATGGACTGCCAGGAAAAGGTGCAAGAATTAAAGAAGGTATGGTGTTTACCATTGAGCCAATGGTAAACATCGGCAGATACCAAACGAAGATGGATGATAATGGCTGGACGGCAAGAACATTTGACGGTAAATATTCAGCACAATATGAGCACACACTTGCAATTACAAAAGATGGACCAATTATCTTAACAGAACAGAAATAA
- a CDS encoding carbohydrate kinase family protein: MNMKETKIYDIICIGGANVDRKIRALKPLANRTSNPAISTKTRGGVARNIAENSGRIGLKASLLAYIGADPEGEWILQNTKNYVDVSPTEIIHGKSTGTYTAVLDEDGEMAVALADMTIYNDVKEYFFENNLHHLQSAKMILLDTNFPAKVIGQVISSCKNTGIPICIAPVSAPKTDKLPASLEGVTWLIANHKEAEALSKLNINSEGDYYRAAEVILTKGVEKVVITRGEKGLIYFTNNGEAGALVPPSVPIVEVTGAGDSLIAGILFGYLKGLGTEDACKIGISCSLITLQTSDTVSPELNQQSLQETFQKYFSKGLSQR, translated from the coding sequence ATGAACATGAAGGAGACAAAAATATACGATATTATCTGTATCGGCGGTGCGAATGTGGATCGGAAAATCCGAGCATTGAAACCATTGGCTAACAGAACATCTAACCCAGCTATTAGCACAAAAACAAGAGGTGGAGTGGCTAGAAATATCGCGGAAAATTCAGGGCGGATAGGACTGAAGGCCTCTTTATTAGCATATATAGGAGCAGACCCTGAAGGGGAATGGATACTCCAAAATACAAAAAACTATGTAGATGTTAGCCCTACAGAAATAATTCATGGAAAATCCACGGGAACTTACACAGCGGTGCTTGATGAAGATGGTGAAATGGCGGTTGCCCTTGCAGATATGACAATTTACAATGACGTGAAGGAATATTTCTTCGAAAACAATTTGCATCATCTTCAAAGTGCAAAAATGATCTTACTGGATACGAATTTTCCTGCGAAGGTTATCGGTCAAGTGATAAGTAGCTGTAAAAACACTGGCATACCTATTTGTATTGCTCCAGTATCTGCTCCGAAAACTGATAAATTACCAGCTTCTTTAGAAGGTGTTACATGGCTGATTGCTAACCATAAAGAGGCTGAAGCTTTATCAAAACTAAATATTAACTCGGAAGGTGACTACTATCGTGCAGCAGAAGTAATTTTGACAAAGGGTGTTGAGAAAGTCGTAATTACAAGGGGAGAGAAAGGCTTAATATATTTTACAAACAATGGTGAGGCAGGAGCATTAGTCCCACCTAGTGTACCGATAGTAGAGGTTACAGGCGCGGGGGACTCACTTATTGCAGGGATATTATTTGGTTATTTAAAAGGTCTCGGTACAGAAGATGCCTGCAAAATAGGTATCTCCTGTTCGTTAATTACCCTACAGACGAGCGATACAGTAAGCCCTGAATTAAATCAACAATCATTACAGGAAACATTTCAAAAATACTTTAGTAAGGGATTAAGCCAACGATGA
- a CDS encoding helix-turn-helix domain-containing protein, producing MIGDRVKKFRLEKKMSLSELAEQAGVAKSYLSSLERNLQKNPSIQFLEKIAVVLNLPVEHLIHEQIDKTELDNEWLNLVQEAMTSGISKEQFRDFLEFNKWRINQNNNE from the coding sequence ATGATTGGTGACCGCGTTAAAAAATTCCGCTTAGAAAAGAAAATGTCACTATCCGAACTTGCTGAACAAGCGGGAGTTGCTAAATCTTATTTAAGTTCACTTGAAAGAAACCTGCAAAAGAATCCTTCTATTCAGTTTCTTGAAAAAATTGCTGTTGTTTTGAATCTTCCAGTTGAGCACTTGATTCATGAGCAAATTGACAAGACTGAATTGGATAACGAGTGGTTGAATCTGGTACAAGAGGCTATGACCTCGGGGATATCAAAAGAACAATTTCGCGACTTCCTTGAATTTAATAAATGGCGAATTAATCAAAATAATAATGAGTAA
- a CDS encoding MFS transporter, protein MRIRDWDTNLKVRLFAEAMMNITFWMFFPFLTIYFAEEFGKNKAGLLLVFSQVFSVLANLMGGYCADRFGRKRMMVLSSIGQGLSFLGFALASSPWFQSPWLGFISFTVAGVFGSFYWPASQAMVADVVDEKHRSSVFAIFYTSINIAVVVGPILGAIFYVHYRFQLLLFAGAVCILLGLILAKWTRETVPLQKSNPLSSDGKWYYFLQNQLRDYALIVKDKTFLLFILAGVLAGQTFMQLDLLIPVYIKDFVKNQTLFSFGEWSFTVKGEQAFGIVLAENGFLVALLTVFVTKWMGKYYERNVFVLSSVVYAISIVLFSQTHWIWGLIAAMAIFTFGELMGAGLQQSFVSKLAPEHMRGQYFAAASLRFTIARTIAPLSIPMTVWIGYGWTFFVLFLLALISAGLYWVMFYVFEKQKAEAPV, encoded by the coding sequence ATGAGAATTAGGGATTGGGATACGAATTTAAAGGTTCGCTTGTTTGCTGAAGCAATGATGAATATCACCTTTTGGATGTTTTTTCCGTTTTTAACGATCTATTTTGCCGAAGAATTCGGTAAAAATAAAGCTGGTTTATTATTAGTTTTTTCGCAGGTTTTTTCCGTATTAGCTAACCTTATGGGTGGATATTGTGCCGACCGTTTTGGGAGAAAACGAATGATGGTTCTTTCCTCAATCGGACAAGGCCTTTCGTTTTTAGGCTTTGCTCTAGCCAGTTCTCCTTGGTTTCAATCGCCTTGGTTAGGGTTTATCTCTTTTACCGTTGCTGGTGTGTTCGGTTCTTTTTACTGGCCAGCAAGTCAAGCAATGGTCGCGGATGTAGTGGATGAAAAACATCGCAGCAGTGTTTTTGCTATTTTTTATACATCTATTAATATAGCAGTTGTTGTAGGGCCGATATTGGGAGCTATTTTTTATGTCCACTATCGCTTTCAGCTTTTGCTTTTTGCAGGAGCAGTTTGTATTTTACTAGGATTAATTCTAGCAAAATGGACTAGGGAAACCGTCCCGCTTCAAAAGTCAAATCCTTTATCCAGCGACGGGAAATGGTATTACTTTTTACAAAATCAACTGAGGGATTATGCACTTATTGTAAAGGATAAAACGTTCCTTCTCTTCATTCTTGCAGGTGTTCTAGCTGGGCAGACGTTTATGCAATTGGACTTATTAATTCCCGTATATATTAAGGATTTTGTGAAAAATCAAACCCTCTTTTCCTTTGGTGAGTGGTCGTTTACTGTCAAAGGTGAGCAGGCATTTGGAATAGTCCTTGCTGAAAATGGCTTCCTTGTCGCCCTGCTGACTGTTTTTGTTACTAAGTGGATGGGAAAATATTATGAAAGAAACGTGTTTGTCCTCTCCTCAGTTGTCTATGCCATTTCCATAGTTCTCTTTAGTCAAACTCATTGGATTTGGGGCTTAATTGCAGCGATGGCGATTTTCACCTTTGGTGAATTAATGGGTGCGGGACTTCAGCAAAGCTTTGTTTCTAAGCTTGCACCTGAGCATATGAGGGGCCAATATTTTGCTGCAGCAAGCTTGCGATTTACAATCGCGCGTACCATTGCACCACTCTCAATCCCTATGACTGTTTGGATCGGCTATGGGTGGACATTCTTTGTTCTCTTTCTTTTGGCACTGATCAGTGCAGGTTTATATTGGGTTATGTTTTATGTGTTTGAAAAGCAAAAAGCGGAAGCGCCCGTCTAG
- a CDS encoding DNA topoisomerase III — protein sequence MVKSVVIAEKPSVARDIAHVLNCNKKGNGYLEGNKYIVTWALGHLVTLADPESYDIKYKTWNLEDLPMLPEKLKLTVIKQTGKQFNSVKSQLIRNDVNEIIVATDAGREGELVARWIIDKVKVNKPIKRLWISSVTDKAIKDGFANLKPGKSYDNLYASAVARSEADWYIGLNATRALTTRFNAQLNCGRVQTPTVAMIAAREDEIRNFNAQTYYGIEAQTADQLKLTWQDAKCNSRSFDKEKLDAIVKKLVKQNVIVTEIEKKHKKSFSPGLYDLTELQRDANKIFGYSAKETLNIMQKLYEQHKVLTYPRTDSRFISSDIVPTIPERLKACGIGEYRFLTSKVLKKPIKASKSFVDDSKVSDHHAIIPTEGYVNVSAFTDKERKIYDLVVKRFLAVLFPAFEYEQLTLHAKIGEENFVARGKTILALGWKEVYNNRLEEDDESDDLKEQILPRIDKGDTLNVKLIAQTSGQTKAPARFNEATLLSAMENPTKYMDTKNKQLADTLKSTGGLGTVATRADIIDKLFNSFLIEKRGKDIHITSKGRQLLDLVPEELKSPTLTAEWEQKLDQIAHGKLKKDVFIREMKNYTKEIVAEIKASNKKYKHDNISTKNCPDCGKPMLEVNGKKGKMLVCQDRECGHRKNVARVTNARCPKCHKKLELRGEGEGQVFACKCGYREKLSAFEARRKKESGGKVDKRTVQKYLKNQQKEEEPLNNALAEALKGLKFD from the coding sequence ATGGTAAAAAGTGTTGTAATTGCTGAAAAACCTTCTGTCGCACGTGATATTGCACATGTGCTTAATTGTAATAAAAAAGGAAACGGGTATCTTGAAGGAAATAAATATATCGTTACGTGGGCGCTCGGGCATCTAGTCACACTTGCTGACCCAGAAAGTTACGATATCAAATATAAAACATGGAATTTAGAAGATCTTCCTATGCTGCCTGAGAAATTGAAATTGACCGTCATTAAGCAGACTGGAAAACAGTTTAATTCTGTTAAAAGTCAATTGATTAGAAATGATGTCAATGAAATAATCGTGGCTACAGATGCAGGGAGAGAGGGAGAATTAGTCGCACGTTGGATTATTGATAAAGTAAAAGTCAATAAACCGATTAAACGTCTATGGATCTCATCTGTTACTGATAAAGCGATTAAAGACGGCTTTGCAAACTTGAAGCCTGGCAAGTCGTATGACAATTTATATGCATCAGCTGTTGCGCGTTCTGAAGCTGACTGGTATATCGGTCTTAATGCAACACGTGCATTAACAACCAGGTTCAATGCCCAACTTAACTGCGGCCGTGTTCAAACACCTACTGTTGCGATGATTGCAGCCCGTGAAGACGAAATTAGAAACTTTAATGCACAAACCTATTACGGCATCGAAGCCCAAACAGCAGACCAATTAAAGCTGACTTGGCAGGATGCTAAATGTAACAGTCGCAGCTTTGATAAAGAGAAACTCGATGCGATTGTAAAAAAACTAGTAAAACAAAATGTCATTGTGACGGAAATTGAAAAGAAGCACAAGAAGTCTTTTTCTCCAGGGCTATATGACTTAACAGAACTACAACGCGATGCGAACAAAATCTTTGGTTATTCGGCAAAGGAAACGTTAAACATTATGCAAAAGCTGTACGAACAGCATAAGGTTTTAACGTACCCGCGGACAGACTCACGGTTTATTTCTTCAGATATTGTTCCAACCATACCAGAGCGTCTTAAGGCATGTGGAATAGGTGAGTATCGCTTCCTAACAAGCAAAGTCTTAAAAAAACCAATCAAGGCTTCTAAATCTTTTGTTGATGATAGCAAGGTGTCCGATCACCATGCCATTATTCCTACAGAAGGATACGTGAACGTGTCAGCTTTTACAGATAAGGAACGGAAAATTTATGACTTGGTTGTTAAACGCTTCTTAGCAGTTTTATTCCCGGCATTTGAGTATGAGCAATTAACGCTCCATGCAAAAATTGGTGAGGAAAACTTCGTTGCTAGAGGAAAAACCATTTTAGCGCTTGGTTGGAAAGAAGTATACAATAATCGACTTGAAGAGGACGATGAAAGTGATGATCTGAAAGAGCAGATTTTACCTCGGATTGATAAAGGTGATACATTAAACGTCAAACTAATCGCCCAAACATCAGGTCAAACGAAGGCGCCTGCTCGTTTTAATGAGGCGACATTACTGTCAGCAATGGAAAATCCGACGAAGTATATGGATACGAAAAATAAACAACTGGCAGACACCTTAAAATCAACGGGCGGGCTTGGTACTGTTGCTACACGTGCGGATATTATTGATAAGCTATTCAATTCATTCCTAATCGAAAAGCGCGGCAAAGACATTCATATTACTTCCAAAGGCCGTCAATTGCTGGACTTAGTGCCTGAGGAGCTTAAATCCCCGACATTGACAGCTGAGTGGGAACAAAAGCTTGATCAAATTGCACATGGCAAGTTGAAAAAAGATGTGTTTATTCGCGAAATGAAGAATTACACAAAAGAAATAGTTGCTGAAATTAAAGCTAGTAATAAAAAGTATAAGCACGACAACATCTCCACAAAGAATTGTCCAGACTGTGGAAAACCGATGCTTGAAGTGAATGGCAAAAAAGGCAAAATGCTCGTATGCCAAGACCGTGAATGCGGCCATCGGAAAAATGTTGCCCGCGTCACAAACGCACGGTGCCCAAAATGCCATAAAAAACTTGAGCTTCGTGGTGAAGGTGAAGGTCAAGTCTTTGCATGTAAATGTGGATATCGTGAAAAACTATCTGCTTTCGAAGCACGCCGCAAAAAAGAATCTGGTGGTAAAGTCGATAAACGGACAGTACAAAAGTATTTGAAAAACCAGCAAAAGGAAGAAGAACCTTTGAATAATGCCTTAGCAGAAGCATTAAAAGGGCTGAAGTTTGATTAA
- a CDS encoding YtxH domain-containing protein, with protein sequence MTRKNQFWKGMLIGAIAGGAISLLDKQTREAMKENVQKTSSKAAYIVRNPREISEKVKGTAAKIKSTYEQVSEDISFITDKVEELKELTPQVTDILKETKDSFTENENTNLIEEVLGEEEKII encoded by the coding sequence ATGACAAGGAAAAATCAATTTTGGAAGGGAATGCTGATCGGTGCCATTGCGGGCGGAGCCATTAGCTTATTAGACAAACAAACCCGTGAGGCTATGAAGGAAAACGTCCAAAAAACTTCCAGCAAGGCTGCCTATATTGTGCGAAATCCGAGAGAAATATCCGAAAAAGTAAAGGGGACAGCAGCAAAAATCAAGTCAACCTATGAACAGGTTAGTGAAGATATATCCTTTATTACAGATAAGGTTGAGGAATTAAAGGAGCTGACACCTCAGGTAACTGATATTCTAAAAGAAACGAAAGATTCCTTTACAGAGAATGAAAATACAAATCTGATCGAAGAAGTATTGGGTGAAGAGGAGAAAATCATTTAA
- a CDS encoding heavy metal translocating P-type ATPase, which produces MSSNAKSLTKKVQNISFIEKIKPHAELIAASLSGVLIAAGWLFDKYGNGVDSIVAYLLAFVIGGFAKAKEGIEATYDNKELNVEMLMIFAAVGSAIIGYWTEGAVLIFIFAVSGALETYTMNKSHKEISSLMELQPEEALLISNGYENKVPVSELLVGDQILIKPGERVPSDGTIIKGQTNIDEAAITGESMPVSKGEQEEVFAGTVNMTGSITVQVTKASNDTLFQKIIQLVQSAQSEKSPSQLFIERFEGTYVKVVLLVVIAMIFLPYFLLGWSWHESFYRAMILLVVASPCALVASIMPATLSAISNGARHGILVKGGVHLENLSHLEAIAFDKTGTLTKGKPEVTEVIVKDGLEKENLIWKAASIESHSNHPLAQAIVKYAKQTISKELFHPNSLEDVPGWGVKAEMDGDQWKIGKAAFVGKENVDKFAGGKAKVLASLGNTLVFIKINGELSAMIAMKDVVREETKVAIDHLKKQGIQTVMLTGDSEKTARAIADESHVDEFFAECLPEEKVDQLKLLKDKYKTVAMVGDGINDAPALAIANVGIAMGEGTDVALETADIVLMKNDLPKISEAIRLSQRMNKIIKQNVIFSITVIMLLIASNFFQMLDLPYGVIGHEGSTILVILNSLRLLK; this is translated from the coding sequence ATGAGTTCAAATGCAAAATCACTTACAAAAAAAGTACAGAATATTAGTTTCATAGAAAAAATCAAACCACATGCAGAACTGATTGCTGCGTCTTTAAGTGGAGTTTTGATTGCTGCCGGCTGGCTGTTTGATAAATATGGGAATGGTGTTGATTCTATTGTTGCCTACCTGCTGGCATTTGTAATCGGCGGTTTTGCTAAAGCAAAGGAAGGCATTGAAGCCACATATGATAATAAAGAACTAAACGTAGAAATGTTGATGATCTTTGCTGCGGTTGGTTCAGCCATTATTGGGTACTGGACAGAGGGTGCTGTATTAATCTTTATTTTTGCTGTCAGTGGTGCGTTAGAAACCTACACGATGAATAAAAGCCATAAAGAAATTTCTTCTTTAATGGAGCTGCAGCCGGAAGAGGCTTTGCTTATCTCAAACGGTTATGAAAATAAGGTTCCCGTTTCTGAGCTTCTTGTCGGTGATCAGATTCTAATTAAACCGGGTGAACGTGTCCCATCAGACGGAACGATTATCAAAGGACAAACCAATATTGATGAAGCGGCGATTACAGGCGAGTCGATGCCTGTCTCCAAGGGTGAACAAGAGGAAGTTTTTGCTGGAACCGTTAATATGACAGGCTCGATTACTGTCCAAGTGACAAAGGCGAGCAATGATACACTTTTTCAAAAAATCATTCAGCTCGTTCAATCAGCTCAAAGTGAAAAGTCACCATCACAGCTTTTCATTGAACGCTTTGAAGGAACCTACGTAAAGGTTGTCCTGCTTGTGGTGATTGCTATGATTTTCCTGCCGTACTTTTTACTCGGCTGGAGCTGGCATGAATCCTTTTATCGAGCAATGATTTTATTAGTGGTCGCCTCTCCTTGTGCCCTTGTCGCTTCGATCATGCCTGCTACCTTATCAGCCATCTCAAATGGAGCCAGACATGGAATTTTAGTTAAAGGCGGCGTCCATCTTGAAAATTTAAGTCATTTAGAAGCCATAGCTTTTGATAAAACTGGCACACTAACAAAAGGAAAGCCTGAGGTTACCGAAGTGATTGTAAAAGATGGGCTGGAAAAAGAAAATCTCATCTGGAAAGCTGCTTCGATTGAAAGCCATTCAAACCATCCGCTTGCACAGGCAATTGTTAAATATGCGAAGCAGACTATAAGTAAAGAACTATTCCATCCAAACAGCCTTGAGGATGTCCCTGGCTGGGGTGTGAAGGCAGAAATGGATGGAGACCAATGGAAGATTGGAAAAGCAGCTTTTGTTGGAAAAGAAAATGTCGACAAGTTTGCTGGTGGAAAGGCCAAAGTCCTTGCAAGCCTTGGCAACACACTAGTATTTATTAAAATTAACGGTGAGCTAAGTGCGATGATTGCTATGAAGGATGTAGTTCGTGAGGAAACAAAGGTTGCAATCGATCATTTAAAGAAACAAGGCATACAGACAGTGATGCTAACCGGCGATAGTGAAAAAACAGCCCGTGCCATAGCGGATGAAAGTCATGTGGATGAATTTTTCGCGGAATGTCTCCCTGAAGAAAAAGTGGATCAGCTTAAACTACTGAAAGACAAATATAAAACTGTTGCAATGGTCGGTGATGGTATCAATGATGCCCCCGCATTAGCGATTGCCAATGTTGGGATTGCGATGGGGGAAGGGACAGATGTAGCCCTTGAAACAGCAGATATTGTACTAATGAAAAATGATTTGCCAAAAATTTCAGAAGCCATCCGCCTTTCACAGCGTATGAACAAAATCATCAAACAAAATGTTATTTTCTCCATTACAGTAATCATGCTTTTGATTGCATCCAATTTCTTTCAGATGCTCGACTTACCGTACGGTGTTATCGGTCATGAAGGCAGTACCATCCTTGTCATCTTAAATAGCCTTCGATTATTAAAATGA
- a CDS encoding YihY/virulence factor BrkB family protein, which produces MDKEANVRSSLLRLLWHRIEEDDIPGLSAQLAYFFLLSLFPLLIVIFTLIPYIPIPHQDMLGMIEYFAPAEAMELIKKNVNEIMNHRNGGLLSFGIIGTIWSASNGINAVVRAFNKAYNVKESRSFIVSRGTAILLTFGMIFVFILAIVLPIFGREIGVFLFSKLGYKTEFIKLWNMLSWLVSAIILFLIFTGLYWIAPNVRLRCRSAFPGAAFATFGWILSSMALSFYVGNIGHYSLTYGSIAAIIILMIWLYISAFIIILGGEINAFYSEKNRSNC; this is translated from the coding sequence ATGGACAAGGAAGCGAATGTACGCTCTTCATTGCTTAGATTGCTTTGGCATCGGATCGAGGAAGATGATATTCCAGGATTAAGTGCTCAATTGGCCTACTTTTTTCTTCTTTCCTTGTTTCCACTCCTAATTGTCATATTTACGCTAATACCTTATATCCCGATTCCACATCAGGATATGCTTGGGATGATTGAATATTTCGCACCAGCAGAAGCGATGGAGTTAATTAAAAAAAATGTAAATGAAATCATGAATCATCGGAATGGCGGTTTGCTTTCGTTCGGGATTATCGGGACGATTTGGTCAGCCTCTAATGGGATAAATGCCGTTGTGAGGGCTTTTAATAAGGCTTATAATGTGAAGGAAAGCCGCTCTTTCATCGTCTCCCGAGGCACGGCTATTTTATTAACCTTTGGGATGATTTTTGTCTTTATCCTTGCGATTGTTCTACCGATATTCGGCAGGGAAATAGGTGTTTTTCTATTTTCAAAATTAGGCTATAAAACTGAATTCATCAAGCTCTGGAATATGTTAAGCTGGCTTGTTAGTGCGATTATTTTATTCCTTATTTTCACTGGTTTGTATTGGATTGCTCCAAATGTGAGGCTGCGCTGCCGAAGTGCTTTTCCTGGAGCTGCGTTTGCAACATTTGGCTGGATTCTGTCATCAATGGCCTTATCCTTTTATGTCGGGAATATTGGTCACTATTCACTAACCTATGGCAGTATTGCAGCTATTATTATTTTAATGATTTGGTTATACATATCCGCTTTCATTATTATACTTGGCGGAGAAATCAATGCCTTTTATAGTGAAAAAAATCGGTCGAACTGCTAA
- the hutH gene encoding histidine ammonia-lyase, producing the protein MITLTGNSLTLEQLKDILYRKQKVIASEKSIEAVQKSRSAVERIVSESRVVYGITTGFGKFSDVLIDQDDVQDLQLNLIRSHACGVGDPFPEVVAKAMVLLRANALLKGYSGIRPLVIEKLLELVNKDIIPVIPQQGSLGASGDLAPLSHLALVLIGEGEVFYKGERVDSLVAYKQEGILPVTLEAKEGLALINGTQAMTAMGVIGYLEAEQLAHESELIASITIEGLNGIIDAFAEEVHVARGYKQQIDTAARIRRYLSDSLLTTQQGELRVQDAYSLRCIPQVHGASWQALDYVKEKLEIEMNAATDNPLIFDDGEKVISGGNFHGQPIAFAMDFMKIAVAELANISERRIERLVNPQLNDLPPFLSPEPGLQSGAMIMQYAAAALVSENKTLAHPASVDSIPSSANQEDHVSMGTIASRHAYQIIQNVRRVLAIELICAMQAVEIRGVDKMASYTKMFYQKGREQVPSIKQDRIFSKDIEKAAKWLKTIEFSQFIRDLSMEKGQY; encoded by the coding sequence ATGATAACGCTAACAGGTAATAGTTTAACTCTTGAGCAATTGAAAGATATTTTATACCGTAAGCAAAAGGTTATAGCATCTGAAAAGAGTATAGAGGCTGTACAAAAAAGCCGGTCAGCAGTAGAGAGAATCGTTTCTGAATCAAGAGTAGTATATGGGATTACGACCGGATTTGGAAAATTTAGTGATGTCTTGATTGACCAAGACGATGTACAAGATTTGCAGCTTAATTTAATTCGCTCTCATGCGTGCGGGGTGGGCGATCCTTTTCCAGAGGTTGTTGCAAAAGCAATGGTTCTCCTTCGTGCGAACGCACTTTTAAAGGGGTATTCTGGGATAAGACCCCTTGTGATTGAGAAATTATTGGAATTAGTGAATAAGGACATTATTCCTGTCATCCCGCAGCAAGGCTCCCTTGGTGCAAGTGGTGACTTGGCGCCGCTATCCCATCTTGCTTTAGTGTTGATTGGCGAAGGCGAAGTTTTTTATAAAGGGGAACGAGTGGATTCACTTGTGGCATACAAGCAAGAGGGGATCTTACCAGTAACCTTAGAAGCAAAGGAAGGTCTGGCTCTTATTAACGGTACCCAGGCGATGACCGCAATGGGCGTTATTGGCTACTTGGAGGCCGAGCAGCTGGCACATGAAAGTGAACTAATTGCCTCGATAACAATCGAAGGTCTGAATGGGATCATCGATGCTTTTGCGGAAGAGGTACATGTGGCAAGGGGCTATAAACAGCAGATTGATACAGCAGCAAGAATCCGCCGTTACTTAAGTGATAGTTTATTAACAACACAACAGGGTGAGCTTCGGGTTCAGGATGCCTATTCACTGCGTTGTATCCCTCAAGTTCATGGTGCTTCCTGGCAGGCCCTTGATTATGTAAAAGAAAAACTTGAAATTGAAATGAATGCAGCAACCGATAATCCATTAATTTTTGATGATGGAGAAAAAGTAATCTCAGGAGGGAACTTCCACGGACAGCCGATTGCTTTTGCAATGGATTTTATGAAAATTGCTGTGGCAGAACTAGCCAATATATCGGAGAGAAGAATTGAAAGATTAGTTAATCCACAGTTAAACGACCTGCCGCCATTCTTAAGTCCTGAACCAGGCTTACAATCAGGGGCAATGATTATGCAATATGCCGCTGCTGCACTTGTATCAGAAAATAAAACACTTGCTCATCCTGCGAGCGTTGATTCGATTCCATCATCAGCCAATCAGGAGGATCACGTGAGTATGGGTACAATCGCTTCAAGACATGCTTATCAAATTATTCAGAACGTAAGAAGAGTCCTTGCCATTGAGTTGATTTGTGCGATGCAGGCAGTAGAAATCCGCGGTGTGGATAAAATGGCAAGCTACACAAAAATGTTTTATCAAAAAGGACGGGAACAGGTTCCTTCTATTAAGCAAGACCGTATTTTCTCAAAGGATATCGAAAAAGCGGCTAAGTGGTTAAAGACCATTGAATTTTCACAATTTATAAGAGATTTAAGCATGGAAAAAGGTCAATATTAA
- a CDS encoding anti-repressor SinI family protein: MFIRERDVDVIDQEWMELILEARDLGLSIEDVRNFLYPDSQKEASSTY, encoded by the coding sequence ATGTTTATTAGAGAAAGAGATGTGGATGTAATCGATCAAGAATGGATGGAGCTCATATTGGAAGCAAGAGACCTTGGACTTTCAATTGAAGATGTTCGTAATTTTCTTTATCCAGATAGTCAAAAAGAAGCATCAAGTACATACTAA